In Pedobacter sp. SL55, the following proteins share a genomic window:
- a CDS encoding TlpA family protein disulfide reductase: protein MQQIFRQILATLFLIKLLPCAIYAQDTLIVTFVFPKQMEQKEIIFKQHLFSTPLIKMDNFSEEAQVKSQVCVIKVPTKGFERYSIALKERPNKQVFFELGPGIAEVKFLDTLLNSYKVMGNKANAEYTESMKLSDRSKYIQSEVNEALKKLIKNNPSSILNFDYLLELENKIPDSELLEIYNSIKDSIVKNSKGVLLNYIIENLYEGRIAPNFIQPDTNGVDIQLSDFRGKYVLLDFWASWCVPCRQEHPQYRELNKNYATYPFEIVSVSFDDDKNKWMKAIREDKIQAWSHLSDLHGIGNSVYYKYRIRYVPVSYLLDPDGRIIGKNLRGKELVSTLNKIFPNK from the coding sequence ATGCAACAAATTTTTAGGCAAATACTAGCTACCTTATTTTTAATAAAATTGTTACCCTGCGCAATTTATGCACAAGATACTTTAATTGTAACATTTGTTTTTCCAAAACAAATGGAACAAAAAGAAATAATCTTTAAGCAGCATTTATTCTCTACCCCTTTGATAAAAATGGATAATTTTAGTGAGGAGGCTCAAGTAAAAAGCCAAGTTTGTGTTATTAAGGTGCCTACAAAAGGTTTCGAGAGATATTCTATTGCCTTAAAAGAACGGCCGAACAAACAGGTTTTTTTTGAACTTGGGCCTGGTATTGCTGAAGTGAAATTTTTAGACACACTCCTCAATTCTTATAAAGTAATGGGTAATAAAGCTAACGCAGAGTATACAGAGTCAATGAAGCTAAGTGATAGGAGTAAGTACATTCAGAGCGAAGTTAATGAAGCTTTAAAGAAACTAATCAAGAATAATCCAAGCTCTATTCTCAATTTCGATTACCTACTTGAGCTAGAGAACAAGATACCTGATAGTGAGTTGCTGGAAATTTATAACTCAATTAAGGACAGTATAGTGAAAAACTCGAAAGGTGTTTTATTAAACTACATTATCGAAAATCTTTACGAAGGTAGAATTGCCCCTAATTTTATTCAACCAGACACTAATGGAGTTGATATACAGCTCTCAGATTTTAGGGGTAAATACGTTCTGTTAGATTTTTGGGCAAGTTGGTGCGTTCCTTGTAGACAGGAACATCCCCAATATAGAGAATTAAACAAAAACTACGCAACATATCCGTTTGAAATTGTTAGTGTTTCATTTGATGATGATAAAAATAAATGGATGAAAGCAATTAGGGAAGATAAAATACAAGCTTGGAGTCATCTTAGCGATTTACATGGAATAGGAAATTCAGTATATTATAAGTATAGAATTCGTTATGTGCCAGTTAGTTATCTGTTAGATCCTGATGGGAGAATTATTGGAAAAAATTTAAGAGGAAAAGAATTAGTTAGTACACTTAATAAAATCTTTCCGAACAAATAA
- a CDS encoding TlpA family protein disulfide reductase, whose protein sequence is MKSKKILQNEILNLPKIKDTPIPTWLAEAKLRLADLLGFNNGYYYDVLAANAYSLQLNEELRPLSEKQIKNIESYWKNGEIAKILLRKNNKVAELAKLKLPTTVNDISSVAKDKVIETILAKYKNRVVFIDLWATWCAPCLDAMQEFRSTKDEFHDKNIAFVYLTNGSSPKKLWEEKINGIGGEHYYLDPDQWEFMMDQFKFEAIPSYLLYDKSGLLKNKFTAFPGSKVVKDMISELL, encoded by the coding sequence ATGAAATCCAAAAAAATATTGCAAAACGAAATACTTAATCTACCCAAAATTAAAGACACACCCATCCCTACATGGTTAGCTGAGGCCAAGCTAAGATTAGCTGACCTGTTAGGTTTTAATAATGGCTATTATTACGATGTGTTGGCTGCGAATGCCTATAGCTTACAGCTGAATGAAGAATTGAGACCTTTGAGCGAAAAACAAATAAAAAACATAGAGAGTTATTGGAAAAATGGAGAGATCGCTAAAATTTTATTAAGGAAGAACAACAAAGTGGCTGAACTAGCTAAACTTAAATTACCGACTACTGTAAATGATATCTCATCTGTAGCTAAAGATAAAGTTATTGAAACAATTCTTGCCAAATATAAAAATAGAGTTGTTTTTATAGACTTGTGGGCCACATGGTGTGCGCCGTGTTTAGATGCCATGCAGGAGTTTAGAAGCACAAAAGATGAATTTCACGATAAGAACATTGCATTTGTGTACCTTACAAATGGCTCTTCGCCTAAGAAGTTGTGGGAAGAAAAGATCAATGGAATAGGGGGTGAACATTATTACTTAGATCCCGATCAATGGGAGTTTATGATGGACCAGTTTAAATTTGAGGCTATTCCGTCTTATCTATTGTATGACAAAAGTGGACTTCTTAAAAACAAATTCACAGCATTTCCTGGCAGTAAGGTAGTGAAGGATATGATAAGTGAATTACTATAG
- a CDS encoding LysM peptidoglycan-binding domain-containing protein, with protein MRKLILTVLSFVIAFSTLAQVPSKIQVDTILKRLTTAPPTDTVAVPVIEQPMLFGQSLLYKMRLDSIQQTVPLDYNEYVQSYIDIYTKRKAMYGDMLGLSSYYFPIFEKALKSYNIPTEIKYLAIVESSLNPHAVSRVGATGLWQFMFGTAKAYGLTMDNFVDERKDPIQASYAAAAYFRDAYEELGDWLLAIAAYNCGKGNVQRAIDKAGSRNFWEIRKFLPKETSNYVPAFIAAVYVMKYAPKHQIITKPNAFAFKTDTVQVKNFVALADVANAINHKEETLIALNPSYKKKIVNGTDIIPKRIVIPRPDHQFYEPLFTVLNNDIEVDREIILASTDDVRDLRKKALPKKEAAQPKILVHKVTPGQSLTAIANKYGVEVQDLKVWNKLEVTTIIPGQKLKIYRDTVPTKLTPKSKASFASYKVKSGDTLSSIAEKFDGITVASLKAANGLKSAKITEGMVLKVM; from the coding sequence ATGAGGAAATTGATACTTACTGTCTTGAGTTTTGTGATTGCTTTTAGCACTTTAGCACAAGTTCCGAGTAAAATTCAAGTAGATACCATTTTAAAAAGGCTTACTACAGCGCCGCCAACAGATACAGTAGCCGTTCCTGTAATTGAGCAACCAATGTTGTTTGGCCAGAGTTTGTTGTACAAAATGCGTTTAGATTCTATACAACAAACGGTTCCTTTAGATTATAACGAATACGTACAAAGCTATATTGATATTTACACCAAACGTAAGGCCATGTATGGCGATATGCTCGGACTATCTAGCTACTACTTCCCGATTTTCGAAAAAGCGCTGAAATCTTACAACATTCCAACAGAAATTAAATATTTAGCCATTGTAGAGTCTTCCTTAAACCCTCATGCGGTTTCTAGGGTTGGCGCTACGGGTTTGTGGCAGTTTATGTTTGGCACGGCAAAAGCTTACGGTTTAACCATGGATAACTTTGTAGATGAACGCAAAGACCCTATACAAGCCAGTTACGCAGCTGCAGCGTATTTTCGCGACGCTTACGAAGAACTGGGCGACTGGCTTTTGGCTATAGCTGCCTACAATTGTGGCAAAGGCAATGTGCAAAGAGCCATCGACAAAGCTGGCTCCCGTAATTTTTGGGAGATTAGAAAGTTTTTACCCAAAGAAACCAGTAATTATGTGCCGGCTTTTATAGCTGCGGTATATGTAATGAAATACGCACCAAAACATCAAATTATTACCAAACCTAACGCATTTGCTTTTAAAACAGATACCGTACAGGTTAAAAATTTTGTGGCACTGGCCGATGTAGCAAATGCCATTAACCATAAAGAAGAAACATTAATAGCCTTAAACCCTAGCTATAAAAAGAAGATTGTTAACGGTACAGACATTATACCGAAACGTATCGTAATACCTAGGCCAGACCACCAGTTTTACGAACCGCTTTTCACTGTTTTAAATAACGACATTGAAGTTGATAGAGAAATTATTTTGGCATCAACCGATGATGTGAGGGATTTAAGAAAGAAAGCTTTGCCTAAAAAGGAAGCCGCCCAACCCAAAATATTAGTGCATAAAGTAACGCCCGGACAAAGTTTAACAGCCATTGCCAATAAATACGGCGTTGAGGTACAAGATTTAAAAGTTTGGAACAAATTAGAGGTTACAACCATTATTCCGGGGCAGAAACTAAAAATTTACAGAGACACTGTTCCAACTAAGCTTACACCAAAATCCAAAGCTAGTTTCGCGAGTTATAAAGTGAAATCAGGAGATACTTTATCTAGCATAGCCGAAAAATTTGATGGTATTACCGTGGCCAGCTTAAAAGCTGCCAATGGTTTAAAATCGGCAAAGATTACCGAGGGCATGGTGTTAAAGGTGATGTAG
- a CDS encoding cysteine peptidase family C39 domain-containing protein: MKLFTTPKASAIEVPRLLLNELGVKVSEASLTEKLENHPDFPSLMAVSDCFNGWHLPNAGYLIKKENYKVEELKFPFIAQLPANGGIFILVHQITKGKVIYSDEKVKRKEITEHEFLDTWSGILLYAKATEKSGEEGYFTKQLIGIANALIVPCFILIVMLATALFINFSAAPLAFSLLLAIKFIGVGISVLLLAHGVNANNPLVQNLCSLGKKNNCNAILKSDAAKATSWLSWSEVGFFYFAGSLLSLIFVPSSLYFLVWFNILALPYTLWSIYYQYSHKSWCVLCCAVQIILWLEFAIALVFGLLPFSFSSFSLQLLPSAFYLLLSFIAPVLLWYILKPVLQKSSEYRLLKQQLNKFKYNAELFGHALTKQPRYAVPNEIAPITLGNPEAQTIITMVSNPFCGPCAKAHETLDKWLKTRSDIQLEIVFTTADHDDDQRTKVARHVTALSLTNDVALVEKALNHWYELREKKYENWAKDFQIEIGEEVNVATKKQKQWCKMAEITFTPTILVNGYKLPEPYQLDDLPYLIN, translated from the coding sequence ATGAAGCTGTTTACCACTCCCAAAGCAAGCGCTATTGAAGTGCCTAGGCTACTGTTAAATGAGCTAGGTGTTAAAGTAAGTGAGGCGTCCTTAACAGAAAAACTGGAAAATCATCCAGATTTTCCGAGCCTAATGGCTGTAAGCGACTGTTTTAATGGTTGGCACCTCCCTAACGCAGGTTATCTTATCAAAAAAGAGAATTACAAAGTAGAAGAATTAAAGTTTCCATTTATTGCGCAATTGCCCGCTAACGGCGGTATATTCATATTGGTACATCAGATAACCAAAGGAAAAGTAATTTATAGCGATGAAAAAGTTAAACGTAAAGAAATTACCGAGCATGAATTTTTAGATACATGGAGTGGTATATTATTATACGCCAAAGCAACCGAAAAAAGCGGAGAAGAAGGCTACTTTACAAAGCAGCTAATTGGAATAGCTAATGCCTTAATTGTGCCCTGCTTTATTTTGATTGTGATGCTAGCTACAGCGTTATTTATCAACTTTAGTGCTGCTCCTTTAGCATTTAGCTTATTGTTGGCCATCAAGTTTATTGGGGTAGGTATTTCAGTATTGTTGTTAGCACATGGTGTAAACGCCAATAATCCTTTGGTGCAAAACCTATGCAGTTTAGGCAAAAAGAACAATTGCAATGCCATCCTAAAGTCAGACGCAGCAAAAGCAACTTCATGGCTAAGCTGGAGCGAAGTAGGCTTCTTTTATTTTGCTGGTAGTTTGCTATCCTTAATCTTTGTTCCTTCATCCTTGTACTTCTTAGTTTGGTTCAATATCTTAGCTTTGCCCTATACACTGTGGTCAATTTACTACCAATACAGCCACAAAAGCTGGTGTGTGTTATGTTGTGCCGTACAAATAATTTTATGGCTAGAGTTTGCAATTGCTTTAGTCTTTGGTCTCTTACCTTTTAGCTTTTCTTCTTTCTCCTTACAACTTTTACCTTCTGCCTTCTACCTACTTTTAAGCTTTATCGCTCCGGTATTGCTGTGGTATATTTTAAAACCAGTATTGCAAAAATCATCAGAGTATCGCCTCTTGAAACAGCAGTTAAACAAATTCAAATATAATGCTGAATTATTTGGACATGCCCTTACCAAGCAACCACGTTATGCGGTGCCTAATGAAATAGCGCCAATCACGCTAGGAAACCCCGAAGCGCAAACAATTATTACCATGGTAAGCAATCCTTTTTGTGGCCCATGCGCCAAGGCTCACGAAACTTTAGATAAATGGTTAAAGACAAGAAGCGATATTCAACTGGAAATTGTATTTACCACAGCAGATCATGATGATGACCAGCGCACCAAGGTAGCTCGCCATGTAACCGCCCTTAGTTTAACCAACGATGTGGCTTTGGTTGAGAAAGCCTTGAACCACTGGTACGAACTACGTGAAAAAAAATATGAAAATTGGGCGAAAGATTTCCAGATTGAGATTGGAGAAGAGGTAAACGTGGCTACCAAAAAACAAAAGCAATGGTGCAAAATGGCGGAAATCACCTTTACACCAACCATTTTAGTTAACGGCTATAAATTGCCAGAGCCCTATCAATTAGATGATTTACCCTATTTGATCAACTAA
- a CDS encoding helix-turn-helix domain-containing protein, which translates to MKKLTVLKQLRAMSGFGQQEIANALKIERSTYTKWENKEKDLALSQITQIAAFYGLGPNALTKMILDGYVSSPDVVASLINKKI; encoded by the coding sequence ATGAAAAAGTTAACCGTGCTCAAACAATTGCGTGCGATGAGTGGCTTTGGCCAGCAAGAAATTGCCAATGCGCTAAAAATTGAACGCAGTACCTATACCAAATGGGAAAATAAAGAGAAAGATTTAGCGCTTTCGCAAATTACGCAAATAGCCGCCTTTTATGGTTTAGGGCCAAATGCACTTACTAAAATGATATTGGATGGTTACGTTAGTAGCCCTGATGTAGTGGCAAGTTTAATTAATAAAAAAATTTAA
- a CDS encoding TlpA family protein disulfide reductase, translated as MRLFLALLLIFTSKVLLAQHFEMSIQIIDPENKVDDSCVWDLKTFERLPLAAPKHIYKATVTNKYAKFNDIITTAEVAMLSLTWGSRFISYKIVIEPNATYNLIYDLPNKKFSISSNSTSDNLLRFFFNGLDSLAKIKDVRLELHKRFVSSENEKSADSVFRLIKSYEDAVEKFKRQIAAENRNSIVSPYILSKNSQFDLEEQKIYENLTNEIKNTSYGIALKENIYKNVSNLLYEQGVKLISEDLVPIRASDLSGSELLIDEEYFKNKGNKLTLIEFWASWCAPCTQSLKELYTFYYSNRSKRFNVILVSLDDDISNWRKVSMHDNYPWLNVSDGRGHLSVIPKDYRINAIPANILVNENGKIISKNVSNLKMIENLLEK; from the coding sequence ATGAGATTATTTCTTGCGCTATTATTAATATTTACATCAAAAGTCTTACTTGCGCAGCATTTTGAGATGAGTATACAAATTATTGATCCAGAAAATAAAGTGGATGATAGTTGTGTTTGGGACCTGAAGACTTTTGAAAGGTTACCTTTAGCAGCACCAAAACATATTTACAAAGCGACTGTTACCAATAAATATGCTAAGTTTAATGATATAATTACAACCGCAGAAGTGGCTATGTTAAGCTTAACATGGGGCTCAAGATTTATTTCGTATAAAATTGTTATTGAACCTAATGCAACGTATAACTTAATTTACGATTTGCCAAACAAGAAATTTAGTATTTCAAGCAACTCAACATCAGATAACTTATTAAGATTTTTCTTTAATGGTTTAGATAGTCTCGCCAAAATAAAAGACGTAAGGCTAGAGCTACATAAAAGATTTGTCTCGTCTGAAAATGAAAAATCTGCCGATAGTGTGTTCAGATTAATAAAGTCTTACGAAGACGCAGTTGAGAAGTTTAAAAGGCAAATTGCTGCTGAAAATCGAAATAGTATTGTATCGCCTTACATTTTAAGTAAAAACTCACAATTTGATTTAGAAGAGCAAAAAATTTATGAAAATTTAACTAACGAAATAAAGAATACTAGCTATGGTATTGCATTAAAAGAAAATATATATAAAAATGTAAGTAATTTATTGTACGAGCAAGGTGTTAAATTAATTAGTGAAGATTTGGTTCCAATTAGAGCTAGTGATTTATCTGGTAGCGAACTCTTAATTGATGAAGAATATTTTAAAAATAAAGGCAATAAATTAACTTTAATAGAATTTTGGGCTAGTTGGTGCGCTCCTTGTACGCAATCTCTTAAAGAATTGTACACATTTTATTATTCAAATAGATCGAAAAGATTTAACGTTATTCTAGTTTCTTTAGACGATGACATAAGCAATTGGAGAAAAGTAAGTATGCATGATAACTATCCGTGGCTTAATGTTTCTGATGGTAGAGGACATTTATCTGTTATACCTAAAGATTATAGAATAAATGCAATTCCTGCGAATATTCTAGTGAACGAAAACGGGAAGATAATTTCAAAAAATGTAAGCAACCTAAAGATGATTGAAAATTTGCTAGAAAAATGA